GAAGGGCGAGATCGTCGTGGACATGACCGGTACGAAGATCATGGGCGTGTCGGTCCCGGTGGTCACGAAGGGTGAGAGCCCGATCAAGTCATCGTTCACCCGAGGCTACTCGGTCACCGGTGTGTCTTCACGAGTTGACGAGACTGCCGACAAGTTCGAGCGCATTCTGGATGTCATCATCGAGTACGCGGATATCGAGACGAGACTTAAGCGACTGGGCGAAGAGATCCAGAAGACGAACCGTCGCGTGAACGCGCTCGAACAGGTCACCGTCCCGCAGCTGAGAGAGCAGGTGGCCTACATCCGACAGACGCTCGACGAACGCGCACGAGAGGATCTGTTCAGGCTCAAGAAGGTCAAAGCGAAGATCGAGCGCAAGAAGGCCGAACGACAGGCCATCTAGACT
The nucleotide sequence above comes from Actinomycetota bacterium. Encoded proteins:
- a CDS encoding V-type ATP synthase subunit D — encoded protein: MEEVRPTRSELLERRSQIQLAQQGMDLLKQKRDALLIEFMGVMDETLRLSESLQKSVSEAQYSLAVAKAVDGTVALRSAGMATKGEIVVDMTGTKIMGVSVPVVTKGESPIKSSFTRGYSVTGVSSRVDETADKFERILDVIIEYADIETRLKRLGEEIQKTNRRVNALEQVTVPQLREQVAYIRQTLDERAREDLFRLKKVKAKIERKKAERQAI